The Argentina anserina chromosome 3, drPotAnse1.1, whole genome shotgun sequence genome includes a region encoding these proteins:
- the LOC126787034 gene encoding F-box/kelch-repeat protein At3g06240-like — translation MDSSREARFSKIPTKRSSVASHIPLEVITEILAKLPVKSLLKFRAVCMSWCSLISSRQFVRKHLSRNITSTPKRLIHLRSNDLTFYSLHDSVLVEESSSIEFPLTQNYNLYCGINKMLPVLPSSAVMNLMIMGYCDGLLCVKAYTSCTSLIFLWNPSIRDSKLLPYTLGVIQNYHNITCCGFGYDFNRDNYKVLIVVPPVVSSNNSRDSSFKSMIYTLRTNSWRRIQDFPFNDIYFEGADMSATLVSGALHWMVRNREGGMDSWQIICFDLTTETYMEVVKPDYYRVNQFPGVGIGASNTDCLCFLAYNRAGQTYEFWVMKEYGVKESWTLSAKISYLYGLRPVTWFTENGEILFIHIDGKLTIYNVNYNSVTYLHQIPNGYSSTRGDVYVESLVSPNAYSDDGANDISSFNIHVGGMRRVLRNA, via the coding sequence ATGGATTCTTCTAGAGAAGCACGTTTCAGCAAAATTCCAACAAAGCGATCATCAGTGGCGTCCCACATTCCATTGGAGGTAATCACTGAAATACTTGCCAAACTTCCTGTGAAATCCTTGTTGAAATTTCGAGCTGTTTGCATGTCATGGTGCTCCTTAATCTCATCTAGGCAATTTGTCAGAAAACATCTCTCAAGAAATATTACTAGTACTCCCAAAAGGCTAATCCATTTGAGAAGTAACGACTTGACGTTTTACTCTCTACATGATTCAGTCCTAGTCGAGGAAAGTTCATCAATCGAGTTCCCGCTGACTCAAAACTACAACTTATACTGTGGCATTAATAAGATGCTACCCGTACTACCCAGTTCTGCCGTTATGAATCTTATGATCATGGGTTATTGTGATGGTTTGCTATGTGTAAAAGCTTATACTAGCTGTACGAGTCTGATCTTTCTCTGGAATCCAAGTATTAGAGACTCCAAACTATTGCCTTATACTCTCGGAGTAATTCAGAATTATCATAACATTACTTGCTGCGGATTTGGTTATGACTTCAATAGAGACAACTACAAGGTGCTAATAGTGGTTCCTCCAGTAGTGTCTTCTAATAATAGCCGAGACTCAAGCTTTAAATCCATGATTTACACGTTAAGAACAAATTCTTGGAGAAGAATACAGGATTTCCCCTttaatgatatatattttgagGGGGCTGATATGTCTGCTACTCTTGTAAGTGGAGCTCTACATTGGATGGTGAGAAACAGAGAAGGAGGCATGGACTCATGGCAAataatttgttttgatttgacCACAGAGACATACATGGAAGTGGTAAAACCTGATTATTATCGTGTCAATCAGTTTCCTGGAGTTGGAATAGGGGCCTCAAACACAGATTGTTTATGCTTTCTTGCTTACAACAGAGCTGGTCAAACTTATGAGTTTTGGGTGATGAAGGAATATGGGGTGAAAGAGTCTTGGACTTTATCAGCCAAAATCTCATACTTATATGGCTTGAGACCAGTGACATGGTTTACTGAAAATGGTGAAATTTTATTCATTCATATAGATGGGAAACTGACTATTTACAATGTAAACTACAATTCGGTTACGTATCTGCATCAAATACCTAATGGTTATTCAAGTACTCGTGGTGATGTCTACGTTGAGAGCTTAGTTTCACCCAATGCTTACAGTGACGACGGAGCCAACGATATTAGCTCTTTCAATATCCATGTAGGAGGAATGAGAAGAGTACTGCGGAATGCGTAG